The following proteins come from a genomic window of Denitromonas sp.:
- a CDS encoding NAD(P)H-hydrate dehydratase: MLQPSLPIYPVAGIRTIETAAMPTAKPPLMERAGRASAEEAVRLMIDRPGALLIACGPGNNGGDGFVMARHFLQAGRKVVVAFSGDTAKLPGDAKKSWEAWRDAGGETLSDLPAAPPEGWALVVDALFGIGLQRPITGRLADWIRALNALPGPRMSIDVPSGLCADTGRVLGVAFRATHTVTFIALKPGLLTLDGPDHCGELVVKRLDLDANSFLPAPGWEVRPALFADQFSPRRLNSHKGLFGDAVIIGGASGMCGAPLLAGRAALRAGAGRVFVGLLDPRAPAVDLVQPELMLRPAEQTLNEGHAIALGPGLGRDADASALLHQAVAGKHTLVLDADALNLVATDDALAGALTRRHAPVVLTPHPAEAARLLKVRADEVQANRLEAVLMLARRFDAHVVLKGNGSLIAHPDGRWLINRSGNPGMSAAGMGDVLTGLLAALLAQGWPIESAIIGAVHLHGSAADLLLAKGIGPIGMGASELPDAVRILLNQWVAQHQRP; encoded by the coding sequence ATGCTGCAGCCGAGCCTCCCGATCTACCCCGTCGCCGGCATCCGCACCATCGAGACAGCGGCCATGCCGACGGCCAAGCCACCGCTCATGGAACGCGCCGGGCGCGCCTCGGCCGAAGAAGCCGTTCGCCTGATGATCGACCGCCCCGGCGCGCTGCTCATCGCCTGCGGCCCGGGCAACAACGGCGGCGACGGCTTCGTCATGGCGCGCCACTTCCTGCAGGCCGGCCGCAAGGTCGTGGTGGCCTTCTCCGGTGACACCGCCAAGCTGCCGGGCGATGCCAAGAAATCCTGGGAGGCCTGGCGCGACGCGGGTGGCGAGACGCTCTCCGACCTGCCCGCCGCCCCGCCCGAAGGCTGGGCGCTGGTGGTCGACGCCCTGTTCGGCATCGGCCTGCAACGCCCCATCACCGGGCGGCTCGCCGACTGGATCCGTGCACTCAACGCCCTGCCCGGCCCGCGCATGTCGATCGACGTGCCCAGCGGCCTGTGCGCCGACACCGGCCGTGTGCTCGGCGTCGCCTTTCGCGCCACCCACACCGTCACCTTCATCGCCCTCAAGCCTGGCCTGCTCACCCTCGACGGGCCCGACCACTGTGGCGAACTGGTGGTCAAGCGCCTCGACCTCGATGCCAACAGCTTTCTCCCGGCGCCCGGCTGGGAAGTGCGCCCGGCGCTGTTTGCCGACCAGTTCTCGCCGCGCCGGCTCAACTCGCACAAAGGCCTGTTTGGCGACGCGGTCATCATCGGCGGTGCCTCGGGCATGTGTGGCGCCCCCCTGCTGGCCGGCCGGGCGGCGCTGCGCGCCGGCGCCGGGCGCGTCTTTGTCGGACTGCTCGACCCGCGCGCACCGGCGGTCGACCTGGTCCAACCCGAGTTGATGCTGCGCCCGGCCGAGCAGACCCTGAACGAGGGCCACGCCATTGCGCTGGGCCCGGGTCTCGGGCGCGATGCCGACGCCAGCGCCTTGCTGCACCAGGCCGTCGCCGGCAAGCACACACTGGTGCTCGACGCCGACGCACTCAACCTGGTGGCGACCGACGACGCACTGGCCGGCGCCCTGACCCGGCGCCACGCCCCGGTGGTGCTCACGCCGCACCCCGCCGAGGCCGCACGCCTGCTCAAGGTCCGTGCCGACGAAGTCCAGGCCAATCGACTCGAAGCCGTGCTCATGCTGGCACGACGCTTTGATGCGCATGTCGTCCTCAAGGGCAACGGCAGCCTGATCGCCCACCCCGACGGCCGCTGGCTGATCAACCGCAGCGGCAACCCGGGCATGTCGGCCGCCGGCATGGGCGATGTGCTCACCGGCCTGCTCGCCGCCCTGCTGGCACAGGGCTGGCCGATCGAGTCGGCCATCATCGGCGCGGTGCACCTGCACGGATCGGCGGCGGACCTGTTGCTGGCCAAGGGCATCGGCCCCATCGGCATGGGCGCGTCCGAGCTGCCCGATGCCGTTCGGATACTGCTCAACCAGTGGGTCGCACAGCATCAACGGCCCTGA
- a CDS encoding DUF429 domain-containing protein: MSALIGVDFTSAPRPAKPITVAHGHLDGDVLHLDRLSALPGWPGFEALLRAPGPWLGAFDFPFGLPREGLAALGWPATDWAALVRHVATLDKAAFRAALDADRQRRPMGARYPHRRTDAAARSHSPMKLVNPPVGLMFFEGAPRLLAAGCTLPGLHAGDPQRIAVEAYPGLLARRITPASYKSDTPGKQTAARHTARHAIVTALTDGAAGLPLALTAAQQAHLVDDPRGDWLDAVLALVQAAGCARRRAPHFGAPADADPLEGWIASA, translated from the coding sequence CCTCGACGGCGACGTCCTCCACCTCGACCGCCTCTCGGCACTGCCCGGCTGGCCGGGCTTCGAGGCCTTGTTGCGCGCGCCCGGCCCGTGGCTGGGCGCGTTCGACTTCCCCTTCGGTCTGCCCCGCGAAGGCCTCGCCGCACTGGGCTGGCCGGCCACCGACTGGGCGGCTCTGGTGCGCCATGTCGCCACCCTCGACAAGGCCGCCTTTCGCGCCGCGCTCGACGCCGACCGCCAGCGCCGCCCCATGGGCGCGCGCTACCCGCACCGGCGCACCGACGCCGCCGCGCGCTCGCACAGCCCCATGAAGCTGGTCAATCCACCGGTCGGGCTGATGTTCTTCGAAGGCGCGCCGCGCCTGCTCGCCGCCGGCTGTACCCTGCCCGGCCTGCATGCGGGCGACCCGCAGCGCATCGCGGTCGAGGCCTATCCCGGCCTGCTCGCCCGCCGCATCACCCCCGCCTCCTACAAGAGCGACACCCCCGGCAAGCAGACGGCCGCACGGCACACCGCACGGCACGCCATCGTCACCGCGCTCACCGACGGCGCAGCCGGCCTGCCGCTGGCACTCACCGCCGCCCAGCAGGCCCATCTGGTCGACGACCCCCGCGGCGACTGGCTCGACGCCGTCCTGGCACTGGTGCAGGCGGCCGGCTGTGCGCGACGGCGTGCCCCCCATTTCGGCGCGCCAGCCGACGCCGACCCGCTCGAAGGCTGGATCGCCAGCGCCTGA